The genomic region ATACAGTAAATAGGGTTTATAGTACTTAGGGTTATTCTAACTACCTTGTGTACAtaaactgtgggaggagtgggaCACAAACAAAAGTGTTAGTCTGAATAGTTTCATTTGAAAACAAATCAGAACCAAGTTGCATCCGTTGTTTGGTTTGTCTGAATTTCAATTGCAAAgttttattgcagttaaaatTTATCAaccagtttaatttttttttttttttttttttttattctttattttaggtttGTGCAGATGGTTACAGGCTTTTaacgaacgccacaacagcgtatttcctaagaataaacagtggcatgataattcgcacattttatatatttgctgCATGCTTAGCTAAACAGTCGTTTCCTCAGAGTAAGTTTGAATAAGATTACGATAAGGACGTTTAACATTGCTAGTTCGCCTATGCTAGTGTAGATAGAGTGCATGTTTTACAGCGAGGCAGTAGCTAATTCTCAAATGGTACAAAGTTACGTTATGCTATGGGTATTTAGCTGAGGAGGCTTCTTAGTATGATTAACATTGCTAATAACTTGCCTATAATATGCCTTAATAACACTATTCTCTCCAGATTAACTGCTTTGTCAAGTCTCAGTGTTCATAGGACCCTCAGGAACGGTTGTCATCAGATTTAGAGTCCAGTCGTGGCTTGAGTTATGCTTCAGGGTCCGGGTACTCAGCTGAACCAGTTTAATTTTTAATCTTACTAATTCCTGGCAATTgatgcgtaaaaaaaaaaatgtggcatgGAGCAAAGCTCCCCTAATCACCCTATGCATTACGTTAACAAGCAAGTCTTTGGGGATCAATGCTACTACTTACCACGCAAGCTCAGTCTGCGTAGGGCCCTAAATTTGCCAAACCTGAATCCTTTTTTGAAGCTGAAGAAAAGAGGTATTCTAGGCccgagtacttttttttttttttagctttaattTGTATTAATTATATTGGATTTAAAATCGGAtgccaaccccccccccaaaaaaataataataattcttacCTGGAATGCAGGACTGTTTATTTCCACACCCAGTCTCACGTCACTGCTACTCTCGGGAGGTACTATCAAAATACGTCTCATAGGTGGCGCATTTTCAATTCAGCTGGCCGAAATGATATGTCTGCACGGGGCTAATATTTAAATAGTCCTCACCTTTAGGCGGTGGGGCAGGACACTTGGTTCCCTAATTAAATTGTGTTTAATTGCCCCCCCCCTTTCTACACTGGCCATGCAGGCAAGACACCATTTCCCACCTGTGTCAATAGCTGCAAGTCTTATGACAGTTATGTATGTAGAGAGAAACGGGATACATCTGTACGATCTGGAAAGAATATATTAGCAAACTAATAGGCTTATTAGATTGCGCACACACAgaatatatagttaaaaaaacaagTGCCTCCCCTGCTGGCCGTGGGGGACTACAAAGACTTCCTCACACTCACTGTTTGAATCCAGGCAAGGATGAAAACGTATTGTATAAAAATTGTTATTAAACAAAACGGTTTTCATAAAATCTTCCTTTGCGGACCTCAACTGACACAAAGCAATTCAAATAAAAATGCCTGAATTCTTCCCTCCCAAAACACCCACTATACACGGGCAGTTCCTTGGTGGTACAGTGGGCATCAGTCTCACTCATTCAATCTTTACCAATCCTGTTACTCCTATATGTCCACACCTCCATCATCACCTGTAAGCACTTAATTGATATCCACACTGTCGCAGCCATATGCATTTAGGACGTAATTCTGTGCATTCCAATATCACTTCCACTTTTTGTTCCACCAAGGATTAATTTGCGTTCCACTACCACCAATGCTCGTTTTGCCTAGGTGGTTAAGGATCCTTAAGAATGTGGAGTAATGTGCTATAAAAGTCCAATACATCAGATTTTCATGGGAATGGCACATTGCCAAAACCATATCAAAGAAAAGCCACCACAACAAGaggagtcttaaattagaggggcaaaggtttaaaaaatatcaggaaggAGTGAATAATatcagagggtagtggatgcatggaatcgccttccagctgaggtggtagagtttaacacacagtgaaggagtttaagcatgcatgggatagacataaggctaacCTAGCTATAAGAAAAGGCCAGTGACTAatgaatgtatttataaaattgggcagacaagatggaCCAAGATgtccttatctgccgtcacattctataaagTGCACTTAGTCAAAAAAGTGCATTTCAACATTTTTACCTAATAAAAAGTGCAATGAAGTGTAATATTATAAAGTGCAGCCTTATGACAGTGACTGAAAGAGGTGCATGGACAAAGTGTGTCAAGGGTCATTTTGGTGACAAGAAGCTAAGATTGAGGCAACCAGTTGCAAGATAAAACAAGGTAagaatttttatattaaaaccaCTGCTCTCAGCCACCTTATTTCAACATTAGCAGGGAATAGCTTCCTCCAATAGTAGAATCATTCCAGGGtcagaggtggctctctaattaggctgtTCAGGCAGCCGCCTTAACCACattagggcagactgtgtcaagTCCTCTGGCAGCGACAGAgaacccgacaccaggagggggcccggcggcttgctcagTATGCTGCTGGGTACATGGCCCCTCCTGTCTGCCCAGCCAGCCAtcacagacaccggtctgcagacCACGTGTCTCAcgagaactggccaatcagagcgatGCCGCGGGTTAACATGGCAATGCTTTGACGTGTCTCGCGAGATACTTTGTCTGCGGCGCTGCAGACTGGATATAATGGCCACCAgggaataaaaatagaaaagggtGTGTAGTCCTCCCCATCACCCACTTTTCCCTCACTCCACCACCCTcccacaccatcaccctccctccccaGACACACTTAGCATCccttcacactgtcacctccccacacattgtcaccccttCCTACACTGTCAGCCTCTTCATGTAACTCAAATTAACCTCAActaatcctgttaatctcaccCCCTCTAAACTCTCCTGCCCTCACTGCCACATTAACCCGCTTTAATCCTGTCActcctaccatgccacaattatcttgacacacttacctccactcgccctgtcacactcaatCAAATCATGTCATACTCCCTCATTCTCTCAACTCCCCCCTTAACTTGTCCATttacccccttacacacagagtcAGGAAACATaactttgccataaacacaatgcacaaaggctacaggcagacccccatgcacacacacttcaagcagctaccccatacacatacggtcccagacaaaaacgcaaacatgctcacagagacatacattcacacacaaggatactcagtcagacacactctcgggcacatacacaggtacactgtgcatatgtgacagtgtgcatgtgttGCAACGCTATTTTCttccacttttttgttagtggggcctcatgtttaagTTTCACCTAAGGCCCTAAATTCTAGAGCTGCCTCTGTCCAGGGTTATAGGAAATTCACTTGTGAGAGTAAAAATTTGGTCAGTGCCAATATTGTGCAATGTAGACTCCAACTATTAATGGGCAGCGATCTCGAATGGCaccaattttaaccccttcccccccactccATAGAATACCAGTGCAATGAATTAACCAGAACTCACTTTAAAGTTACAGGTTCTCTTTATTAGTTTTATGAAGGTCACAATTTAATCTGTTTGGTCATTCTGTAAACCACTTCATCTAAACAGAGGTGAACATAAAATTGCAGCTTGTTCAAGTTAGGAACTTTTTAAAAGGAAATTCACTTAAAATCCAATGTATGCATGTACAATACACGATATTTAAATTAAAGTAGAAATTTTAAATTGCCTTAaattttttgagaaaaaaaataaataattcctcTACCATGAAGATCGGAACTACTAACATGGAAAATTATTGGCGGGGCGAGTAATATTAGTTAGTACTTTTCATGCTCACGGTGTGCTGGAATTATCTGCCCCAAACAGAAACTGAACTCATGAGCTTGTTTTGGCCATTTGAACAGATACATTTTACAAAGAACGGGCAGACAAACAAACGAGAAATTCCGTTATGTATATACTGGCAAGATGGAAGACAATCAAAACCAGAGTTCTGATGGGAATGCTTTTAACATGGGGTTTTCCTTAAGCTCCAAACTGTGCAAGTTAAAAAAGTGACAAAACACAGCCTGTTGGATAAGTTATCTTGCCCCTTTTTTGTGAAGATCTGTagaggagtttaaaaaaaaaaaggaaaaaaaaaacacaccaaaaagGAGTTTTGAAGAGCACAGTCCACAGAGTTGCAACATCTACTACAAGATAGATCTACAGGGTTAtccaccaaagtgagaattcaaagtatgaTTTCCAATTTTATGGTAAAGTAGCAAGCTATCTTACTGGTTAAGCATATTTCCCAATCGTGCAAGGTTTAAGACAGAAATGGTGAGGTTTATTCCACAAACATCTTCGTGTAACTATGACATCAAAACACAAATCAGCCATCTTCTGGTGGTCCCACTATAACAGCATATAAATATGATAAACCAGAACAATACATTAATAAAAAGGAAGATGTAAAAGGTTATGCTGAAGACTGGACTAGCGCATAATGTGGAGGGTGTCTGTCTTTTTGGTCCTCTTCAAGGTCATCCTTTTGCTTGATCTCTGGGTGATGGATTTCAATAAATAGTTGATAGAGTATCACACCGACTAGGGCTCCTGCCAGAGGTCCAATTACAGGTACCCACCACCAGTTAGATCCAGCCCtgagtaataaaataaaacattaccaGATGTAGGACCCACACTTTGTCCAGTGCGTTTCTCTTTTGGGGAAGGGTTCTATTACAACATAACTCAATGCCAGAACCTACACTACAAATGTGGAGAAATAGAATCAAATTGATGTTGCATCCCTTACCTCATGTacacacatttgttaaatattgCATAGTAAGAAGTATTacagttgggaaaaaaaaaaaaaaccttgcaccAAAGCCTTTGGCCCAGATAATTTTTGGTGGTTCTCATTGCAGCTGAGGCAACATTAGTTCATTACACACAATGTAAGGAAGGAATTGGATAAAAAAGGTTGGGAAAAGAAAGGTGAAGAAGGGAAGTTGaattacaaataattatttaaagttGATTAACCTACCAGAAAACTTCCAGACCCCAGCCAGCAATAGCAGTGAAGATGCGTGGAGCCAGGTCTCGGGCAGGATTTATGGGGTAGCCACAATTAAAGCCCATTGATAACCCAACAAGCAGAACCACGATTCCAATCATAAAGGGTTGGATACCACGAGGAGCAGCATTGTTGGCTTCATCCAATATGGCCAAAATGGCAATCATTAGTGCAGCCGTAGCAATCACCTGTGAATTAACcagaaagtgttttgtttttgatcACGGCAAGAACTTGACCGTAAATTCAAccccttacctgatctgtaaaGCCGTTGATATGGCTCAGATGTTCAGATGGGTAAGAGGCAAATATCCCCGCAGTAGACTGAGGTCCGGTTACTGTGAAGTTCCCATTGCTGTAGACATATATGgcatcttaaaaaataaaaataaaatatatatatatcctttcttTAAGAGACATaaactgaattttaaatgtaaagccaaAATAGACCAATTGGACAAGAGATGGCAGTTTGTGGTGTTGCATAGGCTGCCTTTGGTGTATGTATGGAGACAGAGTGTAGTATTGTGTTTGTAGGGATGCGGGTTGTGGtgttgtatgtctgttagtacagACCTAGTGACTGATGCTCCACTCTCCCCTATCCGTGCCTCTGAATTCAAGTTTGTGCTGGCACAGTGGCACATTGTCTTTCTGGCAAACTTATACCAAGTTTCAGTGCCTTCTTGTAAGACAAGCTAGACAACACCATCAAGTGGATTACCTTGAAAGCATGTCTACTGAAAAAGATCTGTTACAATAAACTTGCAAAACCATTAATGATTTGGatattttacaattcttgttaaaCTATACTATAAATTAGTCATAGTGATGAATCCCCATATTAGGCCAGAGGGTTTCTTTATAGTTTAGATCCTTACCATAGTACAAGAAGAAGACAAAGGAAGCACCAACAAAAGACCCTAGAAACTGCGCCAGCCAGTAGACCAGCATCATTCTCCACGTTAGCTTATCGAGAAGAAACATTGAAAGAGAAACAGCGGGATTCAGATGGGCTCCTGCAAGGTACAAGAACACAGGTAGCATGCAACATTTCCATCTTTCCAAAGAACCAGTTTCTTAAAAAAGGGACACCAAGTGCCAAAACTCATCTCAATATAGCTTGTGCCGAGACTTGACAGTGGGAAACCGGGCAGTTTCAGAGGTTTACATGTTAACTTAATACGGCCGCTAATGGCAGTCAACCCCTAGAAACTTTTCATCCTCAAGACCTATTAATACAAGAGAAGCTTTGGAGTGTGGGGATTGTGGCACATGGGTCAGGTACCCATGTCTACTCAATGTATGGAttattatattgtaccctattgtaacaatgcaatgttttgtggacccaggacatacttgaaaacaagagaaatctcaatgtatccttcctggtaaaatattttataaataaataaaaaaaatattacaggaGAGGTGGCACTGAGCACACTATTCCAGGTGAACGAAGTTACAAAAAGATGGAACAATGTCCATATGGAGATTACAGAAAATAGTGAACAACATATATACGGTTTGTTTTCCCAGTGCCTTATtctattatataggtataataaaaGGGGCACATCACATGCCACAATACATCTTATCATAAACTAAATCCTGGTTTGCAAGACGCCAAGTACAGttttagcagcaaaaaaaaagttgcatgctGGGCATTTTTCTAGGAAACAACAGCCATTTGTATAGTTgcatgaagttttttttttttttttttttttttaaagaaagagaAATGAACCTTTACAGTAattggggaagaaaaaaaaaaattcctgtggG from Pelobates fuscus isolate aPelFus1 chromosome 1, aPelFus1.pri, whole genome shotgun sequence harbors:
- the LOC134586659 gene encoding aquaporin-3-like, with amino-acid sequence MASHTRLLLKMKSVCRTENQYVRCGLAEFLGTLILILFGCGSVAQMELSGFAKAQFLSVNMAFGFAVTAGAYVCAGVSGAHLNPAVSLSMFLLDKLTWRMMLVYWLAQFLGSFVGASFVFFLYYDAIYVYSNGNFTVTGPQSTAGIFASYPSEHLSHINGFTDQVIATAALMIAILAILDEANNAAPRGIQPFMIGIVVLLVGLSMGFNCGYPINPARDLAPRIFTAIAGWGLEVFWAGSNWWWVPVIGPLAGALVGVILYQLFIEIHHPEIKQKDDLEEDQKDRHPPHYALVQSSA